Proteins from one Burkholderia oklahomensis C6786 genomic window:
- a CDS encoding IS256 family transposase — translation MTDATVTKKSKNPKAPKLFPDELIDQLLAQVQGKDAESILGESGLAGQLKKQLAERMLAAELSHHLEAETEQGRAGNHRNGTSPKAVLTPNGELKLDIPRDRQATFEPQLVGKYQRRLPGFDDHVISMYARGMSVREIQGHLLELYGLQVSPDLISTVTDEVLADVEQWQQRPLEAMYPIVYFDALRLKIRDEGTVKNKAVYLALGIRADGRKEVLGLWIEQTEGAKFWLKVFNELKNRGLHDILIAVVDGLRGFPEAIEAVYPAAQIQTCIVHLIRNSLNLASWKDRKPLAAAIKPIYQAATAEAAAAALDAFAQSEWGRKFPTVAAMWQRQWEQVIPFFAYPPEVRRIVYTTNAIESMHMQLRKIVKNRGHFPSDEAASKLLYLALRNIEKDWKMPPITWRQAVNQFAILFGERFTSAIS, via the coding sequence ATGACCGATGCAACTGTGACCAAGAAGAGCAAGAATCCGAAGGCACCGAAGCTGTTTCCCGATGAGCTGATCGATCAGTTGCTTGCCCAGGTTCAGGGCAAGGATGCCGAGTCGATCCTGGGCGAATCGGGGCTGGCCGGCCAGCTCAAGAAGCAACTGGCCGAGCGCATGCTCGCGGCCGAGTTGAGCCACCATCTGGAAGCCGAGACCGAGCAAGGCAGGGCCGGTAACCACCGCAACGGCACCAGCCCCAAGGCGGTCCTGACGCCCAACGGCGAACTGAAGCTGGATATTCCGCGCGATCGACAGGCGACGTTCGAGCCGCAGTTGGTCGGCAAGTACCAACGCCGGCTGCCAGGCTTCGACGACCACGTGATCAGCATGTATGCGCGCGGCATGAGCGTTCGCGAGATTCAGGGCCATCTGCTGGAACTGTACGGGTTGCAAGTCTCGCCCGACCTGATTTCGACGGTCACCGACGAGGTGCTGGCCGACGTCGAACAGTGGCAGCAGCGGCCGCTCGAGGCCATGTATCCGATCGTGTACTTTGACGCGCTGCGGCTGAAGATCCGCGACGAAGGCACGGTCAAGAACAAGGCGGTCTATCTGGCGCTGGGCATCCGCGCCGACGGCCGCAAGGAAGTACTGGGTTTGTGGATCGAGCAAACCGAAGGCGCCAAGTTCTGGCTGAAGGTCTTCAACGAGCTGAAGAACCGCGGCTTGCACGACATCCTGATCGCGGTGGTCGATGGGTTGCGCGGCTTCCCCGAAGCGATCGAGGCAGTCTATCCGGCCGCCCAAATCCAGACCTGCATCGTGCATCTGATCCGCAATTCGCTGAATCTGGCGAGCTGGAAGGATCGCAAGCCGCTGGCTGCCGCGATCAAGCCGATCTATCAGGCCGCCACGGCCGAGGCGGCGGCAGCGGCGCTCGACGCCTTTGCGCAAAGCGAGTGGGGGCGCAAATTCCCTACCGTCGCGGCCATGTGGCAGCGCCAATGGGAACAGGTAATCCCCTTCTTCGCCTATCCGCCCGAGGTGCGTCGAATCGTATATACGACAAACGCTATCGAGAGCATGCACATGCAGTTGCGCAAGATCGTCAAGAACCGCGGCCACTTCCCGAGCGACGAAGCCGCCAGCAAACTGCTGTATCTGGCCTTGCGCAACATCGAAAAGGATTGGAAGATGCCGCCTATCACCTGGCGGCAAGCAGTCAATCAGTTCGCCATTCTGTTCGGCGAGCGATTCACCTCCGCCATCAGCTGA
- a CDS encoding single-stranded DNA-binding protein: MASVNKVILVGNLGADPEVRYLPSGDAVANIRLATTDRYKDKASGEFKEMTEWHRVAFFGRLAEIVSEYLKKGSSVYIEGRIRTRKWQSQDGQDRYSTEIVADQMQMLGGRGGAGGGGGDDGSYGGGYGGGRGDAERGGSNGGGGRAAGGAAARSGGGSSGGASRPSAPAGGGFDEMDDDIPF; encoded by the coding sequence ATGGCATCCGTCAACAAGGTCATTCTCGTCGGCAATCTCGGCGCCGATCCCGAAGTGCGTTATCTGCCGAGCGGCGACGCGGTAGCGAACATTCGCCTCGCGACGACCGACCGCTACAAGGACAAGGCGTCCGGCGAATTCAAGGAAATGACCGAATGGCACCGCGTGGCGTTCTTCGGTCGTCTCGCCGAGATCGTCAGCGAGTATCTGAAGAAGGGCTCGTCGGTATACATCGAAGGCCGGATCCGCACGCGCAAGTGGCAAAGCCAGGACGGCCAGGACCGTTATTCGACCGAAATCGTCGCCGACCAGATGCAGATGCTGGGCGGCCGTGGCGGTGCGGGCGGCGGCGGCGGTGACGACGGCAGCTACGGCGGCGGTTATGGCGGCGGTCGCGGCGATGCCGAGCGCGGCGGCAGCAATGGTGGTGGCGGCCGTGCGGCGGGCGGCGCGGCCGCGCGTAGTGGCGGCGGCAGCAGCGGCGGTGCGAGCCGGCCGAGCGCGCCGGCGGGCGGCGGGTTCGACGAGATGGACGACGATATCCCGTTCTAG
- a CDS encoding DDE-type integrase/transposase/recombinase: MIETIRQGLKDEGIAVSISKLCRWFEVPRRTMYYRPVKSEPKVQARFAEPIKALIEESPSFGYRTVAHLLGFNKNTVQRIFRLMGWQVRKRPVGFRPRVQAMPSVATAPNERWSTDMCRVWAGRDGWATLALVIDCHTRELLGWHLSRSGKASTASSALEHALIARFGTLGRVPKPFLLRSDNGLVFTSRDYTALVRSYGLRQGTCQEFRVLRPVKNLS; this comes from the coding sequence GTGATCGAGACGATCCGCCAGGGACTCAAAGACGAAGGCATCGCCGTCTCGATTTCAAAGCTGTGCCGCTGGTTCGAGGTGCCGCGTCGCACGATGTATTACCGGCCGGTCAAGTCCGAACCGAAGGTGCAAGCCCGGTTTGCCGAGCCGATCAAGGCGCTGATTGAGGAGTCGCCGTCGTTCGGGTATCGGACGGTCGCGCATTTGCTTGGGTTCAACAAGAACACGGTGCAGCGGATCTTCCGATTGATGGGCTGGCAGGTTCGCAAACGGCCAGTTGGCTTTCGGCCGCGTGTTCAAGCCATGCCGTCGGTTGCGACTGCGCCGAACGAACGCTGGTCGACCGATATGTGCCGCGTTTGGGCTGGTCGTGATGGGTGGGCGACGCTGGCGCTGGTGATCGACTGCCATACGCGGGAGTTGCTAGGCTGGCATCTGTCACGTAGCGGTAAGGCCAGCACAGCCTCGAGCGCGTTGGAGCATGCTTTGATTGCCCGGTTCGGCACACTCGGGCGTGTGCCGAAGCCGTTCCTGCTGAGAAGCGACAACGGGCTAGTCTTCACAAGCCGCGACTACACGGCTCTGGTACGCAGTTACGGTCTGCGGCAGGGGACGTGTCAGGAATTTCGTGTGCTGAGGCCGGTTAAAAATCTCAGCTGA
- a CDS encoding group II intron maturase-specific domain-containing protein → MNFAPAVSRDALKAMRQTIRGWHLQLMCDRELGDLAAMFNPILRGWQQYYGRFHGSAMSVIWKHMNDYLVRWMMRKYKTLARHKTRARHALGRLARRFPTAFVHWRMGCLPAVG, encoded by the coding sequence GTGAACTTCGCCCCGGCGGTTAGCCGTGACGCCCTCAAGGCGATGCGGCAGACTATCCGGGGATGGCATCTGCAACTGATGTGCGACCGCGAATTAGGCGATCTGGCGGCAATGTTCAATCCGATTCTGAGGGGATGGCAGCAGTACTACGGCCGCTTCCATGGCTCGGCAATGTCGGTGATCTGGAAACACATGAATGACTACCTGGTGCGCTGGATGATGCGCAAGTACAAGACTCTTGCTCGCCATAAAACGCGGGCGAGACACGCCCTCGGGCGGCTTGCGCGTCGATTCCCGACTGCCTTCGTGCATTGGAGAATGGGATGTCTTCCCGCGGTTGGATGA
- a CDS encoding DUF1153 domain-containing protein: MSTKMDEDIKGWTAKRKSALVLDIIQGKTTVAEASRAYDLSPSEVENWVDDGKRGMENALRANPQDVKEQYERQIKELQEAYGEAMLELRARKKLQSLLGEDEK, encoded by the coding sequence ATGAGCACGAAGATGGACGAAGACATCAAGGGATGGACGGCGAAGCGCAAGAGCGCGCTGGTGCTGGACATCATTCAGGGCAAGACGACGGTCGCCGAGGCGAGCCGGGCCTACGACTTGTCGCCCTCTGAGGTTGAGAACTGGGTCGATGATGGCAAGCGCGGCATGGAAAACGCGCTACGAGCAAATCCGCAGGACGTGAAAGAGCAGTACGAGCGGCAGATCAAGGAACTGCAGGAAGCATACGGCGAAGCGATGCTGGAGTTACGTGCGCGAAAAAAATTGCAGTCCCTGCTGGGCGAGGACGAGAAGTGA
- a CDS encoding antitoxin Xre/MbcA/ParS toxin-binding domain-containing protein, translating into MSVYETLAGPVSGNPDGFDVQSWLFDWLHSPVPALGGQRPIDYLRNPEGIDLISRLLASAQTGTYW; encoded by the coding sequence GTGAGTGTCTATGAAACTCTGGCCGGTCCAGTATCCGGGAATCCGGATGGCTTCGACGTGCAGTCGTGGCTATTCGACTGGCTTCATTCACCAGTTCCAGCTCTCGGCGGCCAGCGCCCAATAGATTACCTTCGCAATCCCGAGGGCATAGATCTAATCTCGAGACTGCTGGCGAGTGCTCAAACCGGGACTTACTGGTAA
- a CDS encoding integrase core domain-containing protein: MVERVIRTLKEQCVHRHRFETLQHASRAIADWIQFYNHRRPHQALKMKTPAEAFALAA; encoded by the coding sequence ATGGTCGAGCGCGTCATCCGCACGCTCAAAGAGCAATGCGTACACCGACACCGCTTCGAGACGCTGCAGCATGCCAGCCGCGCCATTGCCGACTGGATCCAGTTTTACAACCATCGACGGCCTCATCAGGCGCTGAAGATGAAAACGCCGGCTGAGGCATTCGCGTTAGCCGCTTAA
- a CDS encoding class I SAM-dependent methyltransferase: MTLLDTTALSKVLNAIESAADAQPLIGDSTFDVVVIDLALNQLAQDQVERGLAEAFRVLKRGGKLLATAILADADDDVPTTINENDAVSHFPTEVLAGAKLERTGFYGITYLLVGYPMRSDSYRAELRYAVLEAYKGKQGACLDQGHAVILKGPWKEVWDDDGHRYVRGERTAVCEKTYNILMRAPYRDFFIGLPALGAPALSNAPVFDCSTPRLRDPNVTRGVISVRSESATA; encoded by the coding sequence ATGACGCTGCTCGACACCACCGCTCTTTCGAAAGTGTTGAACGCGATTGAATCTGCAGCCGATGCTCAGCCGTTGATCGGCGATTCAACTTTCGACGTAGTCGTTATCGATCTCGCACTGAATCAACTCGCGCAAGATCAAGTGGAGAGAGGTCTTGCCGAGGCGTTTCGCGTCCTGAAGCGCGGAGGCAAACTGCTCGCGACCGCCATTCTTGCCGATGCAGATGATGACGTTCCGACGACGATCAACGAAAACGATGCAGTCTCCCATTTTCCAACGGAAGTATTAGCCGGCGCAAAGTTGGAGCGCACTGGATTCTACGGCATTACCTACTTGTTGGTCGGCTATCCAATGAGGTCCGATAGTTACCGTGCCGAGTTGCGTTACGCGGTGCTGGAAGCCTACAAGGGCAAACAGGGTGCTTGTTTGGATCAAGGCCATGCCGTCATCCTCAAAGGCCCTTGGAAAGAGGTTTGGGACGATGACGGCCACAGATACGTGAGGGGTGAGAGAACGGCGGTATGCGAGAAGACGTACAACATCCTTATGCGCGCCCCCTATCGCGACTTCTTTATTGGCTTGCCAGCGCTTGGGGCACCCGCTCTTTCGAACGCCCCTGTTTTCGATTGCTCGACGCCGCGACTGCGTGATCCCAACGTGACGCGGGGCGTGATTTCGGTGAGATCGGAAAGCGCAACCGCATAG
- a CDS encoding cytochrome P450 produces the protein MDSAAVNKEEAVALNILAPENLRNPYPMFQYLLSEAPLFFDENSKFYVVSRHEDIERLMKDPRVSADRYTTLAADTPAEDRDMNDAIVRYLSMFLLNLEGERHTRLRNLTNKSFLPKHMESLGPFAQEVTDELLDAVEKKGELEIISDLAFPMPIRFICRILGLPNADVQLIKTLSDYVSVYVGSAGKAPGCIPLAHRGFTELADLFYPVVQERRKNPTDDLVSSLINVRIGDDVLSDEEVVANCILFLVSGFETTTNLIAAGTLALLEHPDQLSLLKNDPTLIDGAIEEMLRFYPPVNRTARVLTDDVELHGVTLKKGQIIILMLGAGNRDPRVFAHPDSFDIWRPRTGKILSFGSGHHFCVGSHLARLEAKIAIQSLLHRFPALKLNHESISWRGESRFRGLQSMTISL, from the coding sequence ATGGATAGCGCAGCAGTCAACAAAGAAGAAGCCGTTGCTCTCAACATCCTTGCGCCGGAAAACTTGCGCAACCCGTATCCGATGTTCCAGTATTTGCTGTCCGAGGCGCCGTTGTTCTTTGACGAGAACAGCAAGTTTTACGTCGTCTCGCGCCACGAAGATATCGAACGCTTGATGAAAGATCCCAGGGTATCTGCCGATCGGTACACGACCCTGGCCGCCGATACGCCGGCCGAAGATAGAGACATGAATGACGCCATCGTTCGGTATCTGTCGATGTTCTTGCTGAACCTTGAAGGCGAACGTCATACGCGGCTACGCAATCTCACAAACAAATCTTTCCTGCCCAAACACATGGAGTCGCTGGGGCCGTTCGCACAAGAAGTAACGGACGAACTCCTGGACGCAGTCGAAAAGAAGGGCGAGTTGGAAATCATTTCCGATCTCGCCTTCCCAATGCCGATTCGCTTCATCTGCCGCATACTTGGCCTACCGAACGCGGACGTTCAGTTGATCAAGACACTGTCTGATTACGTATCCGTCTATGTGGGAAGTGCCGGGAAGGCTCCGGGCTGTATTCCGTTGGCACATCGCGGATTTACCGAGCTCGCCGACCTGTTCTACCCGGTTGTGCAGGAGCGACGCAAAAACCCGACCGACGATCTTGTCAGCTCGCTAATCAACGTCCGTATCGGCGACGATGTCTTGAGCGACGAAGAAGTCGTGGCCAATTGCATTCTGTTCCTCGTCTCCGGGTTTGAGACAACAACCAACCTCATCGCGGCGGGGACGCTTGCATTGCTCGAGCATCCTGATCAGCTCAGCCTTCTCAAGAACGACCCGACACTGATCGACGGCGCAATCGAAGAAATGTTGCGCTTCTATCCGCCCGTCAATCGCACGGCTCGCGTTCTGACCGACGACGTCGAGCTTCACGGCGTCACCCTGAAGAAAGGGCAAATCATCATCCTGATGCTGGGAGCTGGTAACCGTGATCCTCGCGTATTCGCTCATCCCGATAGCTTTGATATCTGGCGGCCGAGAACCGGAAAGATCCTCTCATTCGGCTCCGGGCATCATTTCTGTGTGGGCTCCCACCTTGCTCGGCTCGAGGCCAAGATTGCGATTCAGTCGCTCCTCCATCGATTCCCGGCCCTGAAACTCAATCACGAATCGATCTCGTGGCGCGGCGAGTCGCGATTCCGCGGACTCCAGTCGATGACCATTTCACTCTAA
- a CDS encoding alpha/beta fold hydrolase, giving the protein MKTNDGVELFYTDSGGSGDTLVMLHGWSQSGAMFKHQMTDLGKRYRVITVDFRGHGESEKVTKGFRISRFAKDLHDLIQSLDLDNITLLGWSMGCAVVWCYWELFGGERIKKLVLVDQAPWLLPSYSIYEDEPHTLDCGMLDKLYTGLSGGDAEEFSAGFFKIMHTSQLPPEDAAWLFSENLKLPRREAALLLLDHICSDWRDVIPTIDVPTLVIGGRASLIKWKTQEWIATKIRGAELHIFEESEGGGHLMFWENPGKFNSIVSNFIG; this is encoded by the coding sequence GTGAAAACCAACGACGGAGTAGAGCTTTTCTATACCGACTCTGGAGGATCTGGAGACACGCTAGTGATGCTCCATGGTTGGTCGCAATCGGGAGCGATGTTCAAGCACCAGATGACTGACCTCGGCAAGCGCTATCGCGTGATTACCGTCGACTTCAGAGGACATGGTGAGTCCGAAAAGGTCACCAAGGGATTTCGGATTTCCCGATTTGCCAAGGATCTGCACGATCTCATCCAATCCCTCGACCTCGACAACATCACGTTGTTGGGATGGTCAATGGGGTGTGCTGTCGTGTGGTGCTACTGGGAGCTCTTCGGTGGAGAACGCATCAAGAAGCTGGTCCTTGTCGACCAAGCGCCGTGGCTGCTCCCCTCGTATTCAATTTACGAAGACGAGCCACATACGCTTGACTGCGGCATGTTGGACAAGCTGTATACAGGTCTGTCCGGAGGTGATGCGGAGGAGTTCTCCGCCGGATTCTTCAAGATCATGCATACCTCCCAGTTGCCACCGGAGGATGCCGCATGGCTGTTCTCCGAAAATTTGAAGCTACCCCGTCGTGAAGCTGCACTATTGCTTCTTGACCATATATGCAGCGACTGGCGCGACGTCATCCCAACAATTGATGTGCCAACTCTCGTGATCGGCGGTCGCGCAAGTCTCATCAAGTGGAAGACTCAAGAATGGATTGCGACCAAGATCAGGGGCGCCGAATTGCATATCTTCGAAGAATCGGAAGGTGGCGGGCACCTGATGTTTTGGGAGAATCCTGGCAAATTCAATTCGATCGTTAGCAACTTCATCGGCTGA